A stretch of Flavobacterium sp. N1994 DNA encodes these proteins:
- a CDS encoding transketolase family protein, producing the protein MKKYTNTGSKDTRSGFGAGMTELGQKNENVVALCADLIGSLKFDDFKKNHPERFFQIGIAEANMIGIAAGLTIGGKIPFTGTFANFSTGRVYDQIRQSVAYSDKNVKICASHAGLTLGEDGATHQILEDIGLMKMLPGMTVINTCDYNQTKAATLALADHHGPAYLRFGRPVVPNFTPADEPFVIGKAIMLNEGTDVTIIATGHLVWEALIAAETLEAKGISAEVINIHTIKPLDDEAILKSVAKTGCVVTAEEHNFLGGLGESVARVLALNNPSPQEFVAVKDSFGESGTPEQLMEKYKLNNQAIVEAVERVIKRK; encoded by the coding sequence ATGAAAAAATATACCAACACAGGAAGTAAAGATACCCGTTCCGGATTTGGAGCAGGAATGACCGAATTAGGACAAAAAAACGAAAACGTGGTAGCGCTTTGTGCCGATTTAATAGGCTCGCTAAAGTTTGACGATTTTAAGAAAAACCATCCAGAGCGATTTTTTCAAATTGGAATTGCAGAAGCAAATATGATTGGGATTGCAGCAGGATTAACTATTGGAGGTAAAATTCCTTTTACAGGAACCTTTGCTAACTTTTCTACTGGAAGAGTCTATGACCAAATTCGTCAATCTGTAGCCTACTCTGATAAAAATGTGAAAATTTGTGCATCACATGCTGGGTTAACCTTAGGAGAAGATGGTGCCACACATCAAATATTAGAAGACATTGGGTTGATGAAAATGCTACCCGGAATGACAGTAATCAATACCTGTGATTATAATCAAACTAAAGCCGCTACATTGGCATTAGCAGATCATCACGGACCTGCCTACTTACGTTTTGGTCGTCCAGTTGTTCCAAATTTTACCCCAGCAGATGAACCCTTCGTTATCGGAAAAGCGATAATGCTTAATGAGGGAACAGATGTAACTATTATTGCAACCGGGCATTTAGTTTGGGAAGCCTTAATTGCTGCAGAAACTTTAGAAGCGAAAGGGATTTCGGCTGAAGTAATTAATATACATACCATCAAACCTTTGGATGACGAAGCTATTTTAAAATCGGTAGCTAAAACGGGTTGTGTAGTCACTGCAGAAGAGCATAATTTTTTAGGAGGCCTAGGAGAAAGTGTTGCTAGAGTTTTAGCTTTGAACAATCCAAGTCCTCAAGAATTTGTGGCCGTTAAAGATAGTTTTGGAGAAAGCGGAACACCAGAACAACTAATGGAAAAATACAAGCTCAATAATCAAGCTATTGTGGAGGCTGTAGAAAGAGTAATAAAAAGAAAATAG
- a CDS encoding transketolase, producing the protein MANIQQLQDFTTQTRRDILRMVHAVNSGHPGGSLGCAEFLTVLYQHVMKRNPGFSMDGMDEDLFFLSNGHISPIFYSVLARSGYFPVSELATFRKLNTRLQGHPTTHEGLPGVRIASGSLGQGMSVAIGAAQAKKLNGDNHLIYSLHGDGELQEGQNWEAIMYASAKKVDNLIATVDYNGQQIDGATNDVLSLGNLKAKFEAFDWDVLEITEGNNIEAIVAGMNEAKSRTGKGKPVCVLLHTVMGHGVDFMMYTHAWHGKAPNDEQLANGLGQNKETLGDY; encoded by the coding sequence ATGGCAAACATTCAACAACTACAAGATTTTACAACACAAACCAGAAGAGACATTCTTCGAATGGTACATGCAGTAAATTCAGGTCATCCAGGAGGTTCTTTAGGCTGCGCTGAGTTTTTAACGGTATTGTATCAACATGTAATGAAAAGAAATCCAGGTTTTAGTATGGACGGAATGGATGAAGATTTATTCTTCTTATCCAACGGTCATATATCCCCAATTTTCTATAGCGTTTTGGCGCGTAGTGGTTATTTTCCCGTTTCGGAATTGGCTACTTTTAGAAAACTGAATACCCGTTTACAAGGGCATCCTACCACTCATGAAGGTTTACCTGGCGTTAGAATTGCTTCTGGTTCACTTGGACAAGGTATGTCGGTAGCTATTGGCGCAGCTCAAGCGAAAAAATTGAACGGAGATAATCATTTAATATATTCTTTACATGGTGATGGTGAATTGCAGGAAGGTCAAAATTGGGAGGCCATTATGTATGCTTCTGCCAAAAAAGTAGACAACTTAATCGCTACAGTAGATTACAACGGACAACAAATTGATGGTGCCACTAATGATGTTTTAAGTTTAGGCAATTTAAAAGCTAAGTTTGAAGCTTTTGATTGGGACGTACTAGAAATAACAGAAGGTAACAATATTGAGGCTATCGTTGCAGGAATGAATGAAGCCAAAAGTAGAACCGGAAAAGGCAAACCTGTTTGTGTATTATTACACACCGTAATGGGACATGGTGTTGATTTTATGATGTATACTCATGCTTGGCACGGAAAAGCACCAAATGACGAACAATTAGCCAACGGATTAGGACAAAACAAAGAAACTTTAGGAGATTATTAA
- a CDS encoding response regulator, with protein sequence MSIYSVILFGRPRANFVLPNLQSMKSQTIYYLDDDQEDLDFFKEVTESLGHNVLLFTQGRRMLQALDNEAEKPDIIFLDIHMPILNGEEIVALIKKTEEWKDIPIVMVSGAYPKKLVRHFSEIGVNYLLKRPSIHDFKEAIENVLKMDIKSSQING encoded by the coding sequence ATGTCGATTTATTCTGTAATACTCTTTGGTAGGCCTCGTGCTAATTTTGTGTTACCAAATTTACAAAGTATGAAATCACAAACTATTTACTATCTAGATGATGACCAAGAAGATTTAGATTTTTTTAAAGAAGTTACGGAGAGTTTAGGTCACAATGTTTTGTTGTTTACACAAGGTCGCAGAATGTTGCAAGCATTAGACAATGAAGCAGAAAAACCCGATATAATTTTTTTGGATATTCATATGCCTATTCTTAACGGAGAGGAAATAGTTGCTCTCATTAAAAAGACTGAGGAATGGAAAGATATTCCTATTGTCATGGTATCGGGAGCTTACCCTAAAAAGTTGGTGCGCCATTTTTCAGAGATAGGAGTCAATTACTTATTGAAAAGACCCAGTATTCACGACTTTAAAGAGGCTATAGAAAACGTATTGAAAATGGATATTAAATCAAGTCAAATTAACGGTTGA
- the tgt gene encoding tRNA guanosine(34) transglycosylase Tgt has product MKFDLLANDPNSKARAGSITTDHGVIETPIFMPVGTVASVKGVHQRELKEEINPDIILGNTYHLYLRPQTAILEKAGGLHKFMNWDRNILTDSGGYQVYSLSANRKIKEEGVKFKSHIDGSYHIFTPENVMEIQRTIGADIIMAFDECTPYPCDYRYAQRSMHMTHRWLDRCINHLDKVPTKYGYDQTFFPIVQGSTYKDLRQQSAEYIANAGQQGNAIGGLSVGEPAEEMYAMTEVVCDILPQDKPRYLMGVGTPINILENIALGIDMFDCVMPTRNARNGMLFTANGTINIKNKKWEDDFSPLDEMGYTFVDTEYTKAYLRHLFAANEYLGKQIATIHNLGFYMWLVREARKHILAGDFRTWKDMMVKNMSQRL; this is encoded by the coding sequence ATGAAATTTGATTTATTAGCGAATGACCCTAATTCAAAAGCACGTGCTGGAAGTATCACTACCGACCATGGTGTAATTGAAACTCCAATATTTATGCCCGTTGGCACAGTTGCTTCTGTGAAAGGAGTGCACCAAAGAGAATTGAAAGAAGAGATTAATCCAGATATCATCCTGGGAAATACCTATCATTTATATTTGCGTCCGCAAACTGCTATTTTAGAAAAAGCGGGAGGTTTACATAAATTCATGAACTGGGATAGAAATATTCTGACGGATAGTGGAGGCTACCAAGTATATTCCCTTTCGGCTAACCGAAAAATAAAAGAAGAAGGCGTTAAATTCAAATCGCATATTGATGGCTCTTACCATATTTTTACTCCAGAAAATGTGATGGAAATCCAACGAACTATAGGGGCTGATATCATTATGGCTTTTGATGAATGTACACCTTACCCTTGTGATTATCGTTACGCACAGCGCTCAATGCACATGACGCATCGTTGGTTAGATCGTTGTATCAATCATTTAGATAAAGTGCCTACTAAATATGGTTATGACCAAACTTTTTTTCCAATAGTTCAAGGAAGTACTTATAAAGATTTACGTCAACAATCAGCTGAATATATTGCCAATGCAGGGCAACAAGGAAATGCCATCGGTGGATTATCTGTTGGTGAACCAGCAGAGGAAATGTATGCTATGACCGAAGTAGTTTGCGATATTTTACCACAAGACAAACCAAGATACTTAATGGGAGTAGGAACACCAATCAATATTTTAGAAAACATTGCTTTAGGAATTGATATGTTCGATTGTGTAATGCCTACGCGTAATGCACGAAATGGAATGTTATTCACAGCCAATGGCACTATCAACATCAAAAATAAAAAATGGGAAGATGATTTTTCTCCTCTTGACGAAATGGGCTATACTTTTGTTGATACAGAATATACTAAAGCCTATTTACGTCACCTATTTGCAGCTAATGAATATTTGGGAAAACAAATTGCTACGATTCACAATTTAGGTTTTTATATGTGGTTGGTTCGTGAAGCAAGAAAACATATCTTAGCGGGAGATTTCAGAACTTGGAAAGATATGATGGTAAAAAATATGAGCCAAAGATTATAG
- a CDS encoding LptF/LptG family permease — protein MLKIIDKYILKRYLGTFTVMLLMFIPIGIVIDVSEKVNKMIENKVAFSAIARYYLDFTIYFANLLFPIFLFLSVLWFTSKLANNTEIIAILSSGISFSRFLRPYIIGATIVSLFALVMTIFLVPRASAGFNNFRYMYLNASGPEGMRDNNDVFRQISKDEYIFVSNFNEVSKMAFNFSMEKFDGDKLKYKLLASRIKWNPIQKTYTLYNYNKRKVGKFGDIIESGEVKDTVFKFDIEDLTPVVYIAETLPLNELNKFIDKEKARGSSNINVYLVVLYKKYSIPVSAFILTIIAVAVSSMKRRGGMGTNLAIGILLAFTFVFLDKVFGVLAEKSSAPPLIAVWTPNIIFGILALYLLRNAKR, from the coding sequence ATGCTAAAGATAATTGACAAATATATTCTCAAACGTTATTTAGGAACATTCACAGTGATGTTACTAATGTTTATTCCCATCGGAATAGTGATTGACGTTTCTGAAAAAGTCAATAAGATGATTGAAAATAAAGTAGCTTTTTCGGCTATAGCTAGATACTACTTGGATTTCACCATCTATTTTGCTAATTTATTATTCCCGATATTTTTATTTCTTTCGGTACTTTGGTTTACTTCAAAACTGGCCAATAATACTGAAATCATCGCCATCTTAAGTTCGGGTATTTCCTTCTCCAGATTTTTGAGACCTTATATTATTGGGGCTACCATAGTATCTCTTTTTGCCTTGGTAATGACCATTTTTTTAGTACCTAGAGCAAGTGCTGGATTTAATAATTTTAGATACATGTATCTCAACGCTAGTGGTCCAGAAGGAATGAGAGACAACAATGATGTGTTTCGCCAAATAAGCAAAGATGAATATATATTTGTGAGTAACTTTAATGAAGTTTCTAAAATGGCTTTCAATTTTTCAATGGAAAAATTTGATGGAGATAAATTAAAATACAAATTGTTAGCCAGTAGAATAAAGTGGAATCCAATACAGAAAACCTATACTTTATATAATTACAATAAAAGAAAGGTAGGTAAATTTGGAGATATCATTGAATCAGGAGAAGTAAAGGACACTGTTTTTAAATTTGATATTGAAGATTTGACTCCAGTGGTATATATTGCTGAAACCTTGCCATTAAACGAATTGAATAAGTTTATCGATAAAGAAAAGGCTCGAGGTTCTTCCAATATCAATGTGTATTTGGTGGTGCTTTACAAAAAATACAGTATTCCTGTTTCGGCTTTTATCCTAACTATTATAGCTGTGGCAGTTTCTTCAATGAAGCGTCGTGGTGGAATGGGAACTAACTTAGCGATAGGGATTTTATTAGCATTTACCTTTGTCTTTTTAGATAAGGTTTTTGGGGTATTGGCTGAAAAGTCTTCGGCACCTCCGTTAATAGCGGTTTGGACACCTAATATCATTTTTGGAATCTTAGCTCTTTATCTTTTGCGGAATGCTAAGCGATAA
- a CDS encoding DMT family transporter — MLSDNLKSYLHLHLVVFIWGFTAVLGALISLDALPLVWFRMLFAVGFIAIYIYFKKLPLKVSKKALFQFLFSGLIIALHWFTFFRAIKISNVSITLACLSTGALFASLLEPLLFGKKIVFYEVFFGLLVVVGLYIIFNVEGNYVWGMATALTSAFLSALFAVINSKLVKEHNPTIISFYELSGGVLFFTFLLLFTQSFSSTFFVLSAKDLLYLMILSSVCTAYAFIASTSIMKFLSPYTVMLTINLEPIYGIILAVLVFKEKEKMSFEFYIGAVIILVTVILNAVIKSRKKLN, encoded by the coding sequence ATGCTAAGCGATAACCTTAAGAGTTATTTGCATCTCCATTTAGTGGTATTTATTTGGGGATTTACTGCAGTGCTTGGTGCGTTAATTTCGCTTGATGCTTTGCCTTTGGTTTGGTTTCGAATGCTGTTTGCAGTTGGATTTATTGCCATTTATATTTACTTCAAAAAATTACCTTTAAAGGTCTCCAAAAAAGCTTTATTCCAATTCTTATTCTCTGGACTAATCATTGCGTTACATTGGTTTACTTTTTTTAGAGCTATAAAGATTTCAAATGTCTCTATCACTTTGGCTTGTCTATCTACAGGAGCTTTATTTGCGTCACTTTTAGAACCTCTTTTATTCGGAAAAAAAATAGTATTCTATGAAGTTTTCTTCGGATTACTTGTTGTTGTTGGGTTGTATATCATTTTTAATGTAGAAGGGAATTACGTTTGGGGAATGGCAACAGCATTGACTTCAGCTTTTCTTTCGGCTTTATTTGCCGTTATAAATAGCAAGCTGGTTAAGGAACATAATCCAACAATTATTTCATTTTATGAACTTAGTGGGGGAGTGCTATTTTTTACTTTTTTATTGTTGTTTACACAAAGTTTTTCGTCTACTTTTTTTGTGCTTTCTGCTAAAGATTTACTTTATTTAATGATTTTGAGTTCGGTTTGTACTGCTTATGCTTTTATTGCTTCTACTTCGATAATGAAATTTTTAAGTCCTTACACGGTGATGCTTACCATTAATTTAGAACCTATTTATGGAATCATTTTAGCGGTATTAGTTTTTAAAGAAAAAGAGAAAATGAGCTTTGAATTTTATATTGGGGCTGTCATAATATTAGTTACAGTTATTCTCAACGCTGTAATAAAATCTCGTAAAAAATTGAACTAA
- a CDS encoding acetyl-CoA carboxylase carboxyltransferase subunit alpha: MEYLDFELPIKELEEQLDKCQIIGAESNVDVTATCKQIEKKLEETKRKIYKNLTAWQRVQLSRHPNRPYTLEHITNLTKGTFLEMFGDRSFKDDKAMIGGLGKIDGQSFMLIGQQKGINTKMRQLRNFGMASPEGYRKALRLMKMAEKFNIPVVTLIDTPGAFPGLEAEERGQGEAIARNILEMVRLKVPIICVIIGEGASGGALGIGVGDRVLMMENTWYSVISPESCSSILWKSWEYKEQAAEALKLTSSDMKKMKLVDDVIPEPLGGAHYDKATAFKTVEQYIMKAFNELKDLSTAELVSQRMDKYSKMGEYKE; the protein is encoded by the coding sequence ATGGAATATTTAGATTTTGAACTTCCAATTAAAGAATTAGAAGAACAACTCGATAAATGCCAGATAATTGGAGCCGAATCCAATGTTGATGTCACTGCAACTTGCAAACAAATTGAAAAAAAACTAGAAGAAACCAAAAGAAAAATATACAAAAATCTTACTGCTTGGCAACGGGTACAATTATCACGTCACCCTAATCGTCCCTATACTTTAGAACATATCACCAATTTAACCAAAGGTACTTTCCTTGAAATGTTTGGTGACAGAAGTTTCAAAGACGACAAGGCTATGATTGGTGGTCTAGGAAAAATTGACGGACAATCTTTTATGTTAATTGGACAACAAAAAGGGATTAATACCAAAATGCGTCAGTTGCGTAATTTCGGTATGGCTAGTCCGGAAGGATATCGTAAAGCCTTGCGTTTGATGAAAATGGCAGAGAAATTTAATATTCCAGTAGTAACTTTGATTGATACTCCCGGAGCATTTCCTGGTTTAGAAGCCGAAGAACGTGGACAAGGGGAAGCAATCGCCAGAAATATTTTAGAAATGGTTCGTCTTAAAGTGCCAATTATCTGTGTAATCATTGGAGAAGGCGCCTCAGGAGGAGCTTTAGGAATTGGAGTAGGCGATAGAGTTTTAATGATGGAGAACACTTGGTATTCCGTTATTTCTCCTGAATCTTGTTCCTCTATTTTATGGAAAAGTTGGGAGTATAAAGAACAAGCTGCTGAAGCTTTGAAACTGACTTCTTCTGATATGAAAAAAATGAAATTAGTTGATGATGTTATTCCAGAACCACTTGGAGGAGCTCATTACGATAAAGCAACAGCATTCAAAACTGTTGAACAATATATCATGAAAGCGTTCAACGAACTGAAAGATTTATCAACAGCCGAATTAGTGTCTCAAAGGATGGACAAATACAGTAAGATGGGCGAATATAAAGAATAA
- the dnaB gene encoding replicative DNA helicase: MENIRNINPIKVDKTTIINLERGKLPPQAMDLEEAVLGAMMIDKKGVDEVIDILQPDAFYKDGHKHIFEAIFQLFTDSQPIDLLTVSAQLKKNGKLDLAGGDFYLIQLTQKISSSAHIEFHSRIILQKFIQRSLIKISSEIIEESYDESTDVFDLLDKAESKLYEVTQGNIKRSSETAQSLVIQAKKRIEDIANKEGMSGIATGFDKLDKVTSGWQPSDLVIIAARPGMGKTAFVLSMARNIAIDFGHPVALFSLEMSSVQLITRLISSETGLSSEKLRTGKLEKHEWEQLSTKVKDLEKAPLFIDDTPSLSIFDLRAKARRLSSQHGIKLIIVDYLQLMTAGGSNGKGGGNREQEISTISRNLKALAKELEVPVIALSQLSRAVETRGSSKRPLLSDLRESGAIEQDADIVSFIYRPEYYKIDEWDDDEQTPTAGQAEFIIAKHRNGSLENIRLKFIGNLGKFDNLEEYGSAFDDLPSKMNHDDNPFMTKNLPSPNEAFGSNINSNDDDSDVPF, encoded by the coding sequence ATGGAAAACATCAGAAATATAAACCCAATTAAAGTAGATAAAACTACCATCATCAATTTAGAACGCGGGAAGTTGCCACCGCAAGCCATGGATTTGGAGGAAGCGGTATTAGGCGCTATGATGATTGATAAAAAAGGGGTTGACGAAGTGATTGATATCCTTCAGCCTGATGCTTTTTATAAAGACGGCCACAAGCATATTTTTGAAGCTATTTTTCAGTTATTCACAGATTCACAGCCTATTGACTTATTAACAGTTTCAGCACAGCTGAAAAAGAATGGTAAGTTAGATTTAGCAGGAGGTGATTTTTACTTGATTCAACTTACTCAAAAGATATCTTCATCGGCTCATATCGAGTTTCATTCGAGAATTATTTTGCAAAAATTTATTCAACGAAGCTTGATTAAAATTTCTTCTGAAATTATAGAAGAGTCCTACGATGAATCTACGGATGTTTTTGATTTGTTAGACAAAGCTGAATCCAAATTATACGAAGTAACACAAGGAAATATCAAACGAAGTTCAGAAACTGCGCAAAGTTTGGTAATTCAAGCCAAAAAACGAATAGAAGATATTGCCAATAAAGAAGGAATGAGTGGTATCGCCACTGGTTTTGATAAATTGGATAAAGTAACTTCTGGTTGGCAACCTTCCGATTTAGTTATTATTGCTGCTCGTCCAGGTATGGGTAAAACGGCTTTTGTATTATCAATGGCAAGAAATATTGCTATCGATTTTGGTCATCCCGTAGCTTTGTTTTCCTTAGAGATGTCTTCAGTACAATTGATTACTCGTTTAATTTCTTCTGAAACAGGCTTGTCTTCTGAAAAATTGAGAACTGGAAAATTAGAAAAACACGAGTGGGAACAGCTTTCTACTAAAGTGAAAGACTTAGAAAAAGCGCCCTTATTTATTGATGATACCCCATCACTATCCATTTTTGACTTAAGAGCTAAAGCTCGTAGATTATCTTCCCAACACGGAATCAAATTAATCATTGTTGATTACTTGCAATTGATGACTGCTGGAGGAAGTAATGGTAAAGGTGGTGGAAATCGGGAACAAGAAATCTCTACTATTTCTAGAAACTTAAAAGCCTTAGCCAAAGAATTGGAAGTTCCAGTAATTGCCTTATCTCAGTTATCGCGTGCCGTTGAAACACGTGGTTCTAGTAAAAGACCTTTACTTTCCGACTTACGTGAATCGGGTGCGATTGAACAAGATGCCGATATTGTTTCGTTTATCTATCGTCCAGAGTATTATAAAATTGACGAATGGGATGATGATGAGCAAACGCCAACTGCCGGTCAAGCCGAATTTATTATTGCTAAACACCGTAACGGTTCGTTAGAAAACATAAGATTGAAATTCATCGGAAACCTTGGTAAGTTTGATAATTTGGAAGAATACGGAAGTGCCTTCGATGATTTACCATCCAAAATGAATCATGATGATAATCCGTTTATGACTAAAAATTTACCATCACCAAATGAAGCCTTTGGTAGTAATATCAATTCCAACGATGACGACAGCGATGTCCCATTCTAA
- a CDS encoding asparagine synthetase B yields the protein MFKKSLYIFLLLISFSMKASFILIPMDETTQKNHLKAYGITYWALDKQYKASWLLNYRGGSFLLPDAPEIRKECQIRGVSFEILSDAEEESILADISSPSQNMETVVLEKAPKIAVYSPPGKQPWDDAVTMVLTYAEIPFKVVYDEEVLSDQLLLYDWLHLHHEDFTGQYGKFYGAYRNAPWYIEQKKDAEALAAKLGFAKVSQDKLAVAKKIRDFVIGGGFMFAMCSATDSFDIALATDGIDICEPMFDGDDSEPNYQSKINYSNTFAFKNFILDRKPDHYEFSDIDMTEKRRIPFEKDYFTLMEFSAKWDVIPSMLCQNHTQLIKGFMGQTTAFDSELIKSNVLILGKNELNDEARYIHGQKGKGFFTFYGGHDPEDYQHRVGDEPTVLDLHPNSPGFRLILNNVLFPAASKKPQKT from the coding sequence ATGTTTAAAAAATCGCTTTATATTTTCCTTTTGCTAATTTCCTTTTCGATGAAGGCGAGTTTCATTTTAATTCCAATGGATGAAACTACTCAAAAAAATCATCTGAAAGCCTATGGAATAACCTATTGGGCATTAGACAAACAATACAAAGCAAGCTGGTTGTTAAATTATAGAGGCGGTTCCTTTTTACTTCCTGACGCTCCCGAAATTAGAAAGGAATGCCAAATTAGAGGAGTAAGTTTCGAAATATTATCAGATGCTGAAGAAGAATCTATTTTAGCTGATATTTCTAGTCCATCACAAAACATGGAGACTGTAGTATTGGAAAAAGCACCTAAAATCGCTGTTTATTCTCCGCCAGGCAAACAACCTTGGGATGATGCCGTTACGATGGTGCTAACCTATGCTGAAATCCCTTTTAAGGTGGTGTACGACGAAGAAGTATTGAGCGATCAATTGCTTTTGTATGATTGGTTGCATTTGCATCATGAAGATTTTACTGGACAGTATGGTAAATTTTACGGAGCCTACAGAAATGCGCCGTGGTATATTGAACAAAAGAAAGATGCGGAAGCTTTGGCTGCTAAATTAGGTTTTGCTAAAGTATCCCAGGATAAATTGGCTGTTGCCAAAAAGATTCGCGATTTTGTAATTGGTGGTGGCTTTATGTTTGCGATGTGTTCAGCAACGGATAGTTTTGATATTGCTTTAGCTACTGACGGTATTGATATTTGCGAACCTATGTTTGATGGCGATGATAGTGAACCTAATTATCAATCGAAAATAAATTACTCTAATACTTTTGCTTTTAAAAATTTCATATTAGATAGAAAGCCCGATCATTATGAGTTTTCGGATATTGATATGACAGAAAAAAGAAGAATTCCGTTTGAAAAAGATTATTTCACTTTGATGGAGTTTTCTGCAAAATGGGATGTCATTCCAAGTATGTTGTGCCAAAATCATACTCAATTGATAAAAGGCTTTATGGGACAAACTACTGCTTTTGATAGTGAATTGATAAAATCAAATGTACTCATTTTAGGAAAAAATGAATTGAATGACGAAGCACGTTACATTCACGGACAAAAGGGGAAAGGTTTTTTTACTTTTTACGGAGGACATGATCCAGAAGATTACCAACATAGAGTAGGTGATGAGCCAACAGTACTAGATTTACATCCTAATTCACCGGGTTTCCGATTGATATTGAACAACGTATTGTTTCCAGCAGCTAGCAAGAAACCCCAAAAAACTTAA
- a CDS encoding DUF1569 domain-containing protein, producing the protein MNQLQKIIHQLENQIPNFEKTNVAVSQSTVGWQIDHSLLVVNGVVEQLKNSNPENYKWKFKWIRTYIQIINKIPRGKVRVPKSVKPIDVADIADLTNKLELAKNNIAEMEKLAANSYFTHPFFGDLNLKSSIWFLKLHTKHHLKIIEDIVKN; encoded by the coding sequence ATGAATCAACTTCAAAAAATCATTCACCAACTAGAAAACCAAATTCCAAATTTTGAAAAAACCAATGTAGCGGTTTCGCAATCTACAGTAGGCTGGCAAATAGATCACAGTTTATTGGTAGTAAATGGTGTAGTTGAACAACTTAAAAACTCCAATCCTGAAAATTACAAATGGAAGTTCAAGTGGATTAGGACTTATATTCAAATCATAAATAAAATTCCAAGAGGAAAAGTAAGGGTCCCCAAATCGGTTAAACCAATTGATGTGGCTGACATTGCTGATTTGACTAATAAACTAGAACTAGCAAAGAACAATATAGCTGAGATGGAAAAACTAGCGGCTAATAGTTATTTCACGCATCCTTTTTTTGGTGATTTAAATTTAAAATCTTCTATTTGGTTTTTAAAATTACACACCAAACATCATCTTAAAATAATTGAGGATATCGTTAAGAATTAA